A region of Myxococcus stipitatus DSM 14675 DNA encodes the following proteins:
- a CDS encoding PaaI family thioesterase: MDALMEMGQQVLAKQPFSTLLGTKLTRFERGEAELQLPLRVELHQQHGFAHGGVLSYLADNALTFAGGSAMQVPVVTSEFKINYLRPALGTRLIARARALHAGRRQAVCHCDIVALTEQGETLVAVAQGTIAAMSNRESE; encoded by the coding sequence ATGGACGCACTCATGGAGATGGGGCAGCAGGTCCTCGCGAAGCAGCCGTTCAGCACGTTGCTGGGGACGAAGTTGACGCGCTTCGAGCGAGGAGAGGCGGAGCTCCAGTTGCCGCTCCGCGTGGAGCTGCATCAGCAGCACGGCTTCGCGCACGGCGGAGTGCTCAGCTACCTGGCCGACAATGCGCTGACGTTCGCGGGGGGCTCCGCGATGCAGGTGCCCGTCGTGACGTCGGAGTTCAAGATCAACTACCTCCGCCCGGCGCTCGGCACACGGCTCATCGCCAGGGCCCGCGCGCTCCATGCGGGGCGCAGGCAGGCGGTCTGCCACTGCGACATCGTCGCGCTCACGGAGCAGGGAGAGACGCTGGTCGCGGTGGCGCAGGGCACCATCGCCGCCATGTCGAATCGGGAGAGCGAATGA
- a CDS encoding pyridoxamine 5'-phosphate oxidase family protein — protein sequence MSTRAPSAPSIEEQWPDVRRLFSRATATSLHFSIASIDRTGAPHVTPIGSVLLTRPGRGFFFELYTRRLPANLVRDPRVSILAVDSGKLFWLQSLYKGRFERAPALRLVGRVLGPPRPSTSEEQERFARRVRRLSWLKGHALMWRDPGPVREFEVDRIEHVHLGPMTAGLMT from the coding sequence ATGAGCACCCGTGCCCCGTCCGCGCCCTCCATCGAGGAGCAGTGGCCCGACGTCCGGCGCCTCTTCTCCAGGGCCACCGCCACGTCGCTCCACTTCTCCATCGCCAGCATCGACAGGACGGGGGCTCCACATGTCACGCCCATCGGCTCGGTGCTGCTGACCCGACCCGGACGTGGCTTCTTCTTCGAGCTCTACACCCGCCGTCTCCCGGCGAACCTCGTGAGAGATCCCCGCGTGAGCATCCTCGCGGTGGACAGCGGCAAGCTGTTCTGGCTCCAGTCCCTCTACAAGGGGCGCTTCGAGCGCGCGCCCGCACTTCGCCTCGTGGGCCGCGTGCTGGGGCCGCCGCGCCCCTCGACGTCCGAGGAACAAGAGCGGTTCGCCCGTCGCGTCCGGCGACTGAGCTGGCTCAAGGGCCACGCCTTGATGTGGAGAGACCCAGGCCCGGTGCGGGAGTTCGAAGTGGACCGCATCGAGCACGTCCACCTCGGCCCCATGACCGCGGGCCTGATGACGTAG
- a CDS encoding methylmalonyl-CoA mutase family protein has protein sequence MRNVQLTPVPGPYKPRFHVRIVTAASLFDGHDAAINVMRRLMQASGAEIIHLGHNRSVSEIVDCAIQEDAQGIAITSYQGGHVEYFKYMIDLLKQRGANIKVFGGGGGTILPSEIKELHEYGVTRIYSPDDGRSMGLQGMIDHLISECDFEKRPADFAPIAAAMPVRESMQLASLITIAENFASAGDALRDAMTKLSAKKPRVPVLGITGTGGSGKSSLVDELVRRFLTDFPDKTLAVLSVDPSKRKTGGALLGDRIRMNAIDNPRVYMRSMATRQSNLALSKHVGDSIEVCKAAGFDLIVVETSGIGQSDTEITEHSDVALYVMTAEYGAATQLEKIDMLDFADVIAINKFDKRGSLDALRDVRKQWKRNHNAFTTADDAVPVYGTIASQFNDPGMNQLYRAIVDAVVRKTGAPLQSHQEPTPGMSEKKWIIPPDRTRYLAEIVETCESYDKFARSQAAVARRMYQLHGTIEALRNNVGKKRLEIVEPRDASDVVQVTERVEGEPAYLSELVELYKDLESRLDANCRKLLSEWPATKRRYAASKYQYQVRDKVIELDLFTETLSHLRIPKIALPRYEDWGDILLWLLRENAPGAFPFTAGVFPLKREGEDPARMFAGEGGPERTNKRFHYVSRGLPAKRLSTAFDSVTLYGEDPDHRPDIYGKVGNSGVSIANVDDAKKLYSGFDLADPATSVSMTINGPAPMLLGFFLNAAVDQQCEKWIRANNKVDEVEQKIDDIYKARGVPRPRYQGELPQGNDGLGLLLLGVSGDEVLPKDVYEKIRASTLQQVRGTVQADILKEDQAQNTCIFSTEFALRLMGDIQQYFTDKKVRNFYSVSISGYHIAEAGANPISQLAFTLANGFTFVEYYLSRGMDIDDFAPNLSFFFSNGMDPEYTVLGRVARRIWAKAIRDKYGGNDRSQKLKYHIQTSGRSLHAQEIAFNDIRTTLQALLALNDNCNSLHTNAYDEAITTPTEESVRRALAIQLIINKEFGLAKNENPNQGSFVVEELTDLVEAAVLAEFRAISERGGVLGAMERMYQRSKIQEESLYYETLKHDGSLPIIGVNTFLDPKGSPTVTPPEVIRATTEEKDYSITSRDAFWKRNAATAPVTLEAVKRAALDNGNIFAALMDACKVCTLGQLSRALYEVGGQYRRNM, from the coding sequence GTGCGAAACGTCCAGTTGACCCCGGTTCCCGGGCCCTACAAGCCGCGATTCCACGTGCGAATCGTGACGGCCGCCTCCCTGTTCGACGGGCATGACGCGGCCATCAACGTCATGCGCCGCCTGATGCAGGCCTCGGGCGCCGAAATCATCCACCTGGGACACAACCGCTCGGTCTCCGAGATCGTCGACTGTGCCATCCAGGAGGACGCCCAGGGCATCGCCATCACGTCGTACCAGGGCGGTCACGTCGAGTACTTCAAGTACATGATCGACCTGCTGAAGCAGCGCGGGGCGAACATCAAGGTCTTCGGCGGAGGCGGCGGCACCATCCTCCCTTCTGAGATCAAAGAGCTTCATGAGTACGGCGTGACGCGCATCTACTCCCCGGACGACGGCCGCTCCATGGGCCTGCAGGGGATGATCGACCACCTCATCTCCGAGTGTGACTTCGAGAAGCGCCCCGCGGACTTCGCGCCCATCGCCGCGGCGATGCCGGTGCGCGAGTCGATGCAGCTCGCCTCGCTCATCACCATCGCGGAGAACTTCGCCTCGGCGGGTGATGCGCTCCGCGACGCGATGACGAAGCTCAGCGCGAAGAAGCCGCGCGTGCCCGTGCTCGGCATCACCGGTACGGGAGGGTCGGGCAAGTCCAGCCTCGTGGATGAGTTGGTCCGCCGCTTCCTCACGGACTTCCCGGACAAGACGCTGGCGGTGCTGTCCGTGGACCCGTCGAAGCGCAAGACGGGCGGCGCGCTCCTGGGCGACCGCATCCGGATGAACGCCATCGACAACCCGCGCGTGTACATGCGCTCCATGGCGACGCGGCAGAGCAACCTCGCGCTGTCCAAGCACGTGGGGGACTCCATCGAGGTGTGCAAGGCCGCGGGCTTCGACCTCATCGTGGTGGAGACCTCCGGCATCGGCCAGTCCGACACCGAAATCACCGAGCACTCGGACGTCGCGCTCTACGTGATGACGGCGGAGTACGGCGCGGCGACGCAGCTCGAGAAGATCGACATGCTCGACTTCGCTGACGTCATCGCCATCAACAAGTTCGACAAGCGTGGCTCGCTGGACGCGCTGCGGGACGTGCGCAAGCAGTGGAAGCGCAACCACAACGCCTTCACCACGGCGGACGACGCGGTGCCCGTGTACGGCACCATCGCCTCGCAGTTCAATGATCCGGGGATGAACCAGCTCTACCGCGCCATCGTCGACGCGGTGGTGCGCAAGACGGGCGCGCCGCTCCAGTCGCACCAGGAGCCGACGCCGGGCATGAGCGAGAAGAAGTGGATCATCCCGCCCGACCGCACGCGGTATCTCGCGGAGATCGTCGAGACGTGTGAGTCGTACGACAAGTTCGCGCGCTCGCAGGCGGCGGTGGCGCGGCGGATGTATCAGCTCCACGGCACCATCGAGGCGCTGCGCAACAACGTCGGCAAGAAGCGGCTGGAGATTGTCGAGCCGAGGGACGCGTCCGATGTCGTCCAGGTCACCGAGCGCGTCGAGGGCGAGCCCGCGTACCTGAGCGAGCTGGTGGAGCTGTACAAGGACCTGGAGTCGCGGCTGGACGCGAACTGCCGCAAGCTCCTGAGCGAGTGGCCCGCGACGAAGCGCCGCTACGCGGCCTCCAAGTACCAGTACCAGGTCCGCGACAAGGTCATCGAGCTGGACCTCTTCACGGAGACGCTGTCGCATCTGCGCATCCCGAAGATCGCCCTCCCCCGCTACGAGGACTGGGGCGACATCCTCCTGTGGCTGCTGCGGGAGAATGCGCCGGGCGCGTTCCCGTTCACCGCGGGCGTCTTCCCGCTCAAGCGCGAGGGCGAGGACCCGGCGCGCATGTTCGCCGGTGAGGGTGGCCCGGAGCGCACGAACAAGCGCTTCCACTACGTCTCACGCGGCCTGCCCGCCAAGCGGCTGTCGACGGCGTTCGACTCCGTCACGCTGTACGGCGAAGACCCGGACCACCGGCCGGACATCTACGGCAAGGTGGGCAACTCCGGTGTGTCCATCGCGAACGTGGACGACGCGAAGAAGCTCTACTCGGGCTTCGACCTGGCGGACCCGGCGACGTCGGTGTCGATGACCATCAATGGCCCCGCGCCGATGCTGCTCGGGTTCTTCCTGAACGCGGCCGTGGACCAGCAGTGCGAGAAGTGGATTCGCGCCAACAACAAGGTGGATGAGGTCGAGCAGAAGATCGACGACATCTACAAGGCGCGCGGTGTGCCGCGTCCTCGCTACCAGGGGGAATTGCCGCAGGGGAACGACGGGCTGGGGTTGCTGCTGCTCGGCGTGTCCGGCGACGAGGTGCTGCCCAAGGACGTGTACGAGAAGATTCGCGCGTCGACGCTGCAGCAGGTGCGCGGCACGGTGCAGGCGGACATCCTGAAGGAGGACCAGGCGCAGAACACCTGCATCTTCTCGACGGAGTTCGCGCTGCGGCTGATGGGCGACATCCAGCAGTACTTCACCGACAAGAAGGTGCGGAACTTCTACTCGGTGTCCATCTCCGGCTACCACATCGCGGAGGCAGGGGCGAACCCCATCTCCCAGCTGGCCTTCACGCTGGCCAACGGCTTCACGTTCGTCGAGTACTACCTGTCGCGCGGGATGGACATCGACGACTTCGCGCCCAACCTCTCGTTCTTCTTCTCGAACGGGATGGACCCTGAGTACACGGTGCTCGGCCGCGTGGCGCGCCGCATCTGGGCGAAGGCCATCCGGGACAAGTACGGCGGCAATGACCGCTCGCAGAAGCTGAAGTACCACATCCAGACGTCGGGCCGGTCCCTGCACGCGCAGGAGATTGCCTTCAATGACATCCGGACGACGCTCCAGGCGTTGTTGGCGCTCAACGACAACTGCAACTCGCTGCACACCAATGCGTACGACGAGGCCATCACCACGCCCACCGAGGAGAGCGTGCGACGGGCCTTGGCCATCCAGCTCATCATCAACAAGGAGTTCGGGCTGGCGAAGAACGAGAACCCCAACCAGGGCTCGTTCGTCGTGGAGGAGTTGACGGACCTGGTGGAGGCGGCGGTGCTGGCGGAGTTCCGCGCCATCTCCGAGCGCGGCGGCGTGCTGGGCGCGATGGAGCGCATGTACCAGCGGTCCAAGATTCAAGAGGAGTCGCTGTACTACGAGACGCTGAAGCACGACGGCTCGCTGCCCATCATCGGGGTGAACACCTTCCTGGACCCGAAGGGCTCGCCGACGGTGACGCCGCCGGAGGTGATTCGCGCGACGACGGAGGAGAAGGACTACTCCATCACCTCGCGCGACGCCTTCTGGAAGCGCAACGCGGCGACGGCACCCGTCACGCTGGAGGCCGTGAAGCGCGCGGCGCTCGACAACGGCAACATCTTCGCCGCGCTGATGGACGCCTGTAAGGTCTGCACGCTCGGCCAGCTCTCTCGTGCGCTGTACGAGGTGGGCGGCCAGTACCGCAGGAACATGTAG
- the meaB gene encoding methylmalonyl Co-A mutase-associated GTPase MeaB: MKLLSADAYVEGVRSGDRAVLARAITLVESGHPRHQALAQDVLTRLLPFTGGSRRVGISGVPGVGKSTFIDALGMHLVGEGRRVAVLAIDPSSTISGGSILGDKTRMARLSRETAAYIRPSPSSGTLGGVARKTRETLLLCEAAGFDVVLVETVGVGQSETVVADMVDFYLVLMLSGAGDELQGIKRGILEVADMLAINKADGDNLPRAERARSELRAALHLMRPGHEPVVTTCSAIEGTGVSALWSTLEERVARSVASGALAQRRRAQQVGWMWAMVQDGLRAALHANPTVAALVPVLETEVREGRSTPTSAALRVLGAFLPESRA, encoded by the coding sequence GTGAAGCTGCTGTCGGCGGACGCCTACGTGGAAGGCGTCCGCTCGGGCGACCGGGCCGTGCTCGCCCGCGCCATCACCCTGGTGGAGAGCGGTCATCCGCGCCACCAGGCGCTCGCGCAGGACGTGCTCACCCGGCTGCTCCCCTTCACGGGTGGCAGTCGCCGGGTGGGCATCAGCGGCGTGCCCGGCGTGGGCAAGAGCACCTTCATCGACGCGCTGGGCATGCACCTGGTGGGCGAAGGCCGCCGCGTGGCGGTGCTCGCCATCGACCCGTCGAGCACCATCTCCGGCGGCAGCATCCTGGGCGACAAGACGCGCATGGCCCGGCTGTCGCGCGAGACCGCCGCGTACATCCGGCCCAGTCCCTCCAGCGGCACGTTGGGCGGAGTCGCCCGGAAGACGCGGGAGACGCTGCTGCTGTGCGAGGCCGCGGGCTTCGACGTGGTGCTGGTGGAGACCGTGGGCGTGGGCCAGTCGGAGACGGTGGTCGCCGACATGGTGGACTTCTATCTGGTGCTGATGCTCTCGGGTGCGGGGGACGAGCTCCAGGGCATCAAGCGCGGCATCCTTGAAGTGGCGGACATGCTTGCCATCAACAAAGCCGATGGCGACAACCTCCCTCGGGCCGAGCGTGCCCGCTCCGAGCTGCGCGCCGCGCTGCACCTGATGCGTCCAGGACATGAGCCCGTCGTCACGACGTGCAGCGCCATCGAGGGCACGGGCGTCTCGGCGCTCTGGAGTACGCTGGAGGAGCGGGTCGCCCGGAGTGTCGCCTCGGGGGCACTGGCGCAGCGGCGGCGCGCGCAGCAGGTGGGCTGGATGTGGGCCATGGTGCAGGACGGCCTGAGAGCGGCCCTGCATGCGAACCCCACGGTGGCCGCCCTGGTCCCCGTGCTGGAGACCGAGGTGCGAGAGGGCCGTTCAACACCCACGTCCGCCGCACTGCGTGTGCTGGGTGCGTTCCTCCCTGAATCGAGGGCTTGA
- a CDS encoding DEAD/DEAH box helicase: MTFDELQLHDTLLRAVKAEGYTTPTPIQAKAIPHALAGKDVLGVAQTGTGKTAAFALPILQRLSAKAPAGGARPVRCLVLTPTRELAGQVGESFMTYGKNLPLRHAVIFGGVGQGAQVQSLQRGVDVLVATPGRLLDLMDQGYVSLRSLEVFVLDEADRMLDMGFIHDVRKVIKALPSKRQTLFFSATMPPEIVDLSRNLLTDPVRVEVTPVSSTAETVAQQVFFVEREQKRGLLTHLLKDGKISRALVFTRTKHGANRVAKQLEGSGVSAAAIHGNKSQNARERALDDFRSGTLRVLVATDIAARGIDIDGLSFVINYDLPNVPEQYVHRIGRTGRAGAQGTALSFCDAEERAYLRDIERTIRRSVPVVEDHPYRSGVAAPRPGASASVEAPAARGSGQAMHARGGQGGGGGRGNAPGGNARRRRGGRNGGGGGGGGQGRSEGNRSARPGGSGQGAGRGGSQAPRGSGAPAQRPAASAPAKAADPLPPRRESPKWL, translated from the coding sequence ATGACTTTCGACGAATTGCAGCTTCACGACACCCTTCTGCGCGCAGTCAAGGCGGAGGGGTACACCACGCCGACGCCCATCCAAGCGAAGGCGATTCCCCACGCCCTGGCGGGGAAGGATGTGCTGGGGGTCGCCCAGACGGGCACGGGGAAGACGGCGGCCTTCGCCCTTCCGATTCTCCAGCGGTTGTCCGCCAAGGCGCCCGCGGGTGGCGCACGGCCCGTGCGGTGCCTTGTCCTCACCCCGACGCGCGAGCTGGCGGGGCAGGTGGGCGAGAGCTTCATGACGTACGGGAAGAACCTTCCCCTGCGGCACGCGGTGATCTTCGGCGGCGTGGGGCAGGGCGCGCAGGTGCAGTCGCTCCAGCGGGGTGTGGACGTGCTGGTGGCGACGCCGGGCCGTCTGCTGGACTTGATGGACCAGGGGTATGTGTCGCTGCGCTCGCTCGAGGTGTTCGTGCTCGACGAGGCGGACCGCATGCTGGACATGGGGTTCATCCACGACGTGCGCAAGGTCATCAAGGCGCTGCCCTCCAAGCGGCAGACGCTCTTCTTCAGCGCGACGATGCCGCCGGAGATTGTCGACCTGTCGCGCAACCTGCTCACCGACCCGGTGCGCGTGGAAGTGACGCCCGTCTCCAGCACCGCGGAGACGGTGGCGCAGCAGGTGTTCTTCGTGGAGCGCGAGCAGAAGCGCGGGCTCCTGACGCACCTGCTGAAGGACGGAAAGATCTCGCGGGCGCTGGTCTTCACGCGCACCAAGCACGGCGCGAACCGGGTGGCCAAGCAGCTCGAGGGCTCCGGGGTGAGCGCCGCGGCGATTCACGGCAACAAGAGCCAGAACGCCCGTGAGCGCGCGCTGGATGATTTCCGCTCCGGGACGCTCCGGGTGCTGGTGGCCACGGATATCGCGGCGCGCGGCATCGACATCGACGGGCTGAGCTTCGTCATCAACTACGACCTGCCCAACGTGCCGGAGCAGTACGTGCACCGCATCGGCCGCACGGGCCGCGCGGGAGCGCAGGGCACGGCGCTGTCGTTCTGCGACGCCGAGGAGCGCGCGTACCTGCGCGACATCGAGCGGACCATCCGGCGCAGCGTTCCGGTGGTGGAGGATCATCCGTACCGCTCGGGTGTCGCGGCGCCGCGTCCGGGGGCTTCCGCTTCGGTGGAGGCGCCCGCGGCGCGTGGCTCGGGCCAGGCGATGCACGCGCGAGGCGGGCAGGGTGGTGGTGGCGGCCGGGGCAATGCGCCCGGTGGCAACGCTCGTCGTCGGCGCGGCGGACGCAATGGCGGCGGTGGTGGTGGTGGCGGCCAGGGCCGTTCCGAGGGCAATCGCTCGGCGCGTCCGGGTGGCTCCGGGCAGGGGGCTGGTCGGGGCGGCTCGCAGGCGCCTCGTGGTTCGGGTGCCCCTGCTCAGCGTCCCGCCGCCTCGGCTCCCGCGAAGGCCGCCGACCCGCTGCCTCCGCGTCGTGAGTCGCCGAAGTGGCTGTGA
- a CDS encoding endonuclease/exonuclease/phosphatase family protein encodes MTRNSLSHVPSRPPRPSAASWAGMLSLLLLASACIELEGPKLAELELSPTSVGMDYEAVVTATGGKPPLHYTLTPPPGFSVVTSGEARLIGPASEPGNFQVIVHVRDADGSSDTASYPLKVFPRLEAGNTEVTDLYVGTLFSHTFTATGGKPPFNWSVTSGELPRGLALDTSGTLTGLPEVHGFHELTLQLKDSLGAKVDVPLRLVVLPSDGHPRVPVSVGNWNIEWFGDMANGPADDALQLTNVQKVLSDANVDIWGLVEVVNSEHFDNLKARLPDYDGFLADDSRVADGALHYSPFAQKVGVLFKKNQVQVLGAEVILADVKYLFAFRPPLRLDLRVQRQGNAVDMTVIVLHMKAATTGTDYLRRADASIALKNYLDTTLPTDRVIVLGDWNDDVDTSIVVNPATAQFFASPYANFVVDAADYRFTTEPFSLAGVSSTTTYRDFIDHQLISHELELDYLPSSTEVVRPAIPNYRTSTSDHYPIISRFEMSAP; translated from the coding sequence ATGACTCGCAACTCCCTGTCGCATGTCCCGTCGAGGCCACCCCGCCCCAGCGCCGCGTCCTGGGCGGGGATGCTCTCGCTCCTCCTCCTGGCCTCCGCCTGCATCGAGCTCGAGGGCCCCAAGCTGGCCGAGCTCGAGCTGTCCCCCACCAGCGTGGGCATGGACTACGAGGCGGTCGTCACCGCCACCGGAGGCAAGCCGCCACTGCACTACACACTGACGCCGCCCCCCGGCTTCTCCGTCGTCACGAGCGGCGAGGCTCGGCTCATCGGCCCCGCCTCCGAGCCCGGAAACTTCCAGGTCATCGTCCACGTGCGAGACGCGGACGGCAGCTCGGACACCGCCTCCTATCCCCTCAAGGTCTTCCCCCGTCTGGAGGCCGGAAACACGGAGGTGACCGACCTCTACGTGGGCACCCTGTTCAGCCACACCTTCACCGCCACGGGCGGCAAGCCGCCCTTCAACTGGTCAGTGACCTCCGGCGAACTGCCCAGGGGACTGGCGCTGGACACCTCGGGCACGCTGACGGGCCTGCCGGAGGTCCACGGGTTCCATGAGCTCACGCTCCAGCTCAAGGACTCCCTCGGCGCGAAGGTCGATGTGCCCCTGCGGCTGGTGGTGCTCCCCTCGGACGGCCACCCTCGCGTCCCGGTGTCGGTGGGGAACTGGAACATCGAGTGGTTCGGCGACATGGCCAACGGCCCCGCCGACGATGCCCTTCAGCTCACCAACGTCCAGAAGGTCCTCTCCGACGCCAACGTGGACATCTGGGGACTCGTCGAAGTGGTCAACTCGGAGCACTTCGACAACCTGAAGGCCCGCCTCCCCGACTACGACGGCTTCCTCGCGGACGACTCGCGGGTGGCTGACGGCGCGCTCCACTACTCGCCCTTCGCCCAGAAAGTGGGCGTGCTCTTCAAGAAGAACCAGGTGCAGGTGCTTGGCGCGGAGGTCATCCTCGCCGACGTGAAGTACCTGTTCGCCTTCCGCCCTCCGCTCAGACTCGACCTGCGAGTCCAGCGCCAGGGCAACGCCGTGGACATGACGGTCATCGTGCTCCACATGAAGGCCGCCACCACCGGCACCGACTACTTGCGACGGGCCGACGCCTCCATCGCCCTGAAGAACTACCTGGACACCACCCTACCCACGGACCGGGTCATCGTCCTCGGCGACTGGAACGACGACGTGGACACCTCCATCGTGGTCAATCCCGCGACCGCCCAGTTCTTCGCCTCGCCCTACGCGAACTTCGTTGTCGATGCGGCCGACTACCGCTTCACCACCGAACCCTTCTCGCTCGCGGGCGTCAGCAGCACCACGACCTACCGGGACTTCATCGACCACCAGCTCATCAGCCATGAGCTCGAGCTGGACTACCTCCCGAGCTCCACCGAGGTCGTCAGGCCCGCCATCCCCAACTACCGGACCAGCACCTCGGACCACTACCCCATCATCAGCCGGTTCGAGATGTCCGCGCCGTAG
- a CDS encoding TetR/AcrR family transcriptional regulator, which yields MRNPSHRREEVLKAALACFLELGFEGTTMAAIRERSGASTGSIYHLFPSKDAIAAALYLEVLGEYQAGVLKVLEEHAGAREGTEALVRHHVEWTLERPDATRFLLGARGVAAVVAAEASITERNKGFFRQVKDWWQGHVRAGAFEEMPFELFLAILRGPAQELVRDWVAGRTKTDLRAAIPVLARAAWHAVEKRPVRARK from the coding sequence ATGCGCAACCCGAGTCATCGGAGAGAAGAGGTCCTCAAGGCGGCGCTCGCGTGTTTCCTGGAGCTGGGCTTCGAGGGCACGACGATGGCGGCCATCCGGGAGCGCTCCGGGGCCAGCACGGGGAGCATCTACCACCTGTTCCCGAGCAAGGACGCCATCGCGGCGGCGCTCTATCTGGAGGTGCTGGGGGAGTACCAGGCGGGGGTGTTGAAGGTGCTGGAGGAGCACGCGGGAGCGCGAGAGGGGACCGAAGCCCTTGTGCGCCATCACGTGGAGTGGACGCTGGAGCGCCCGGATGCGACGCGCTTCCTCCTGGGCGCCCGAGGCGTCGCCGCCGTCGTCGCCGCCGAGGCGAGCATCACCGAGCGGAACAAGGGCTTCTTCCGTCAGGTGAAGGACTGGTGGCAGGGACACGTGCGTGCGGGCGCGTTCGAGGAGATGCCCTTCGAGCTCTTCCTCGCCATCCTGCGCGGCCCCGCACAGGAGCTGGTGCGGGACTGGGTGGCGGGGAGGACGAAGACGGACCTGCGCGCGGCCATTCCGGTGCTCGCGAGGGCCGCCTGGCACGCCGTCGAGAAGCGGCCGGTGCGCGCGCGGAAGTGA